Proteins co-encoded in one Populus trichocarpa isolate Nisqually-1 chromosome 10, P.trichocarpa_v4.1, whole genome shotgun sequence genomic window:
- the LOC18102348 gene encoding protein PTST homolog 2, chloroplastic isoform X1, translating into MLSITHAPNCFINLIPQIFSPNTSASNIQNLSRKGKTRNQDLRFLVVKGSSGSGFFELKNSCCGCGGGFVRRCNTRDWESSEGNIALETEILEFMNSSKNPEMFPSKKQLIDAGRMDLVEAILKEGGWLALGWDFDDNVDDVDVVDWYSSLTDNKECGAAGIQDKALERNEEQSSQVPCSSSGSSQDTATEDDAGIGGILYRLEKERNMNLGFALKEIESTTRVQSSNVNHDLLPKTTKNGTGAGLNGNNSPGLLNPKSSALSDLGGGLDHSRSFSNIDGSGNSLNPDTWRTWSIKRAAFSDLQFEAEELSSNRTGTGGEESVLGDEIIETREGASETVSRRKENCSDGGINQNQVRSRLHDLELELSSVLQSLKSNTGESESQEVIMFYTLHQDNGRASDDLLKLSDACEFQENEIMNAQDKLRSTRAKIAVSEGKIALAIIDAQKVVEEKQKRIDDACRALQLLRTACIVWPSSASEVFLAGSFDGWATQRRMEKSSVGIFSLYLKLYPGRYEIKFIVDGEWRLDPLRPIVHNNGYENNLLIIT; encoded by the exons ATGCTCTCTATCACTCACGCGCCTAATTGCTTCATAAATTTGATCCCTCAAATATTTTCCCCCAACACTTCTGCTTCTAATATTCAAAATCTtagcagaaaaggaaaaacaagaaaccaaGATTTACGCTTTCTTGTAGTGAAGGGGTCGAGTGGTAGTGgattttttgagttaaaaaacaGCTGTTGCGGTTGCGGTGGTGGATTTGTAAGGAGGTGTAATACAAGGGATTGGGAAAGTAGTGAGGGCAATATTGCATTGGAGACTGAGATTTTGGAGTTCATGAATAGTTCAAAAAATCCAGAGATGTTTCCAAGCAAGAAACAGTTGATTGATGCAGGAAGAATGGATCTTGTTGAGGCTATCTTGAAGGAAGGAGGGTGGCTCGCTTTGGGTTGGGATTTCGATGATAATGTTGACGACGTAGATGTTGTAGATTGGTATTCTTCTTTAACGGATAATAAAGAATGTGGTGCTGCTGGAATTCAAGACAAGGCTTTAGAGCGTAATGAAGAGCAAAGCTCTCAGGTTCCTTGCTCGTCCTCTGGTAGTTCACA AGATACAGCGACTGAGGATGATGCTGGGATTGGGGGTATACTGTATCGattagagaaagaaaggaatatGAATTTGGGGTTtgctttaaaagaaattgaaagcacTACTCGTGTCCAAAGTAGCAATGTTAACCATGATTTGCTCCCTAAAACCACGAAGAATggg ACAGGTGCTGGCCTCAATGGTAACAATTCACCTGGATTATTGAACCCCAAGAGTAGTGCACTCAGTGATTTGGGAGGCGGCCTTGATCATAGCAGATCTTTCTCAAATATTGATGGTTCTGGAAATTCGCTAAATCCAGACACGTGGAGAACTTGGAGCATTAAGAGGGCAGCGTTTTCAGACTTGCAATTTGAAG CTGAAGAACTTAGCTCTAATAGAACTGGTACAGGAGGTGAGGAGAGTGTTTTAGGGGACGAGATAATTGAAACAAGGGAGGGTGCTAGTGAAACTGTcagcagaaggaaagaaaactgCTCTGATGGAGGGATTAATCAGAATCAAGTACGAAGTCGCCTACATGACCTGGAGTTAGAGCTTTCCTCTGTGCTGCAATCGTTAAAGTCAAACACTGGTGAAAGTGAATCACAGGAAGTG ATCATGTTTTATACTCTTCACCAGGATAATGGAAGAGCCTCTGATGATCTGCTGAAACTTTCTGATGCTTGCGAGTTCCAGGAAAATGAGATAATGAATGCCCAGGATAAATTACGGTCAACAAGGGCAAAAATAGCAGTGTCAGAAGGCAAAATTGCACTTGCGATAAT TGATGCACAAAAGGTAGTGGAAGAGAAACAGAAAAGGATTGACGACGCTTGTAGAGCCTTGCAACTTCTTCGCACTGCTTGTATAGTTTGGCCTAGTTCTGCTTCAGAGGTGTTCCTAGCAGGGTCATTTGATGGTTGGGCCACCCAG AGAAGGATGGAAAAGTCTAGTGTGGGCATCTTTTCTTTGTATCTGAAATTGTATCCAGGCAGATACGAG ATCAAGTTCATTGTTGATGGTGAGTGGAGGCTTGATCCCCTACGCCCTATTGTTCACAACAACGGATACGAGAATAATCTACtcattatcacataa
- the LOC18102348 gene encoding protein PTST homolog 2, chloroplastic isoform X2: MLSITHAPNCFINLIPQIFSPNTSASNIQNLSRKGKTRNQDLRFLVVKGSSGSGFFELKNSCCGCGGGFVRRCNTRDWESSEGNIALETEILEFMNSSKNPEMFPSKKQLIDAGRMDLVEAILKEGGWLALGWDFDDNVDDVDVVDWYSSLTDNKECGAAGIQDKALERNEEQSSQVPCSSSGSSQDTATEDDAGIGGILYRLEKERNMNLGFALKEIESTTRVQSSNVNHDLLPKTTKNGTGAGLNGNNSPGLLNPKSSALSDLGGGLDHSRSFSNIDGSGNSLNPDTWRTWSIKRAAFSDLQFEAEELSSNRTGTGGEESVLGDEIIETREGASETVSRRKENCSDGGINQNQVRSRLHDLELELSSVLQSLKSNTGESESQEVDNGRASDDLLKLSDACEFQENEIMNAQDKLRSTRAKIAVSEGKIALAIIDAQKVVEEKQKRIDDACRALQLLRTACIVWPSSASEVFLAGSFDGWATQRRMEKSSVGIFSLYLKLYPGRYEIKFIVDGEWRLDPLRPIVHNNGYENNLLIIT, encoded by the exons ATGCTCTCTATCACTCACGCGCCTAATTGCTTCATAAATTTGATCCCTCAAATATTTTCCCCCAACACTTCTGCTTCTAATATTCAAAATCTtagcagaaaaggaaaaacaagaaaccaaGATTTACGCTTTCTTGTAGTGAAGGGGTCGAGTGGTAGTGgattttttgagttaaaaaacaGCTGTTGCGGTTGCGGTGGTGGATTTGTAAGGAGGTGTAATACAAGGGATTGGGAAAGTAGTGAGGGCAATATTGCATTGGAGACTGAGATTTTGGAGTTCATGAATAGTTCAAAAAATCCAGAGATGTTTCCAAGCAAGAAACAGTTGATTGATGCAGGAAGAATGGATCTTGTTGAGGCTATCTTGAAGGAAGGAGGGTGGCTCGCTTTGGGTTGGGATTTCGATGATAATGTTGACGACGTAGATGTTGTAGATTGGTATTCTTCTTTAACGGATAATAAAGAATGTGGTGCTGCTGGAATTCAAGACAAGGCTTTAGAGCGTAATGAAGAGCAAAGCTCTCAGGTTCCTTGCTCGTCCTCTGGTAGTTCACA AGATACAGCGACTGAGGATGATGCTGGGATTGGGGGTATACTGTATCGattagagaaagaaaggaatatGAATTTGGGGTTtgctttaaaagaaattgaaagcacTACTCGTGTCCAAAGTAGCAATGTTAACCATGATTTGCTCCCTAAAACCACGAAGAATggg ACAGGTGCTGGCCTCAATGGTAACAATTCACCTGGATTATTGAACCCCAAGAGTAGTGCACTCAGTGATTTGGGAGGCGGCCTTGATCATAGCAGATCTTTCTCAAATATTGATGGTTCTGGAAATTCGCTAAATCCAGACACGTGGAGAACTTGGAGCATTAAGAGGGCAGCGTTTTCAGACTTGCAATTTGAAG CTGAAGAACTTAGCTCTAATAGAACTGGTACAGGAGGTGAGGAGAGTGTTTTAGGGGACGAGATAATTGAAACAAGGGAGGGTGCTAGTGAAACTGTcagcagaaggaaagaaaactgCTCTGATGGAGGGATTAATCAGAATCAAGTACGAAGTCGCCTACATGACCTGGAGTTAGAGCTTTCCTCTGTGCTGCAATCGTTAAAGTCAAACACTGGTGAAAGTGAATCACAGGAAGTG GATAATGGAAGAGCCTCTGATGATCTGCTGAAACTTTCTGATGCTTGCGAGTTCCAGGAAAATGAGATAATGAATGCCCAGGATAAATTACGGTCAACAAGGGCAAAAATAGCAGTGTCAGAAGGCAAAATTGCACTTGCGATAAT TGATGCACAAAAGGTAGTGGAAGAGAAACAGAAAAGGATTGACGACGCTTGTAGAGCCTTGCAACTTCTTCGCACTGCTTGTATAGTTTGGCCTAGTTCTGCTTCAGAGGTGTTCCTAGCAGGGTCATTTGATGGTTGGGCCACCCAG AGAAGGATGGAAAAGTCTAGTGTGGGCATCTTTTCTTTGTATCTGAAATTGTATCCAGGCAGATACGAG ATCAAGTTCATTGTTGATGGTGAGTGGAGGCTTGATCCCCTACGCCCTATTGTTCACAACAACGGATACGAGAATAATCTACtcattatcacataa
- the LOC18102348 gene encoding protein PTST homolog 2, chloroplastic isoform X3: MLSITHAPNCFINLIPQIFSPNTSASNIQNLSRKGKTRNQDLRFLVVKGSSGSGFFELKNSCCGCGGGFVRRCNTRDWESSEGNIALETEILEFMNSSKNPEMFPSKKQLIDAGRMDLVEAILKEGGWLALGWDFDDNVDDVDVVDWYSSLTDNKECGAAGIQDKALERNEEQSSQVPCSSSGSSQDTATEDDAGIGGILYRLEKERNMNLGFALKEIESTTRVQSSNVNHDLLPKTTKNGTGAGLNGNNSPGLLNPKSSALSDLGGGLDHSRSFSNIDGSGNSLNPDTWRTWSIKRAAFSDLQFEAEELSSNRTGTGGEESVLGDEIIETREGASETVSRRKENCSDGGINQNQVRSRLHDLELELSSVLQSLKSNTGESESQEVENEIMNAQDKLRSTRAKIAVSEGKIALAIIDAQKVVEEKQKRIDDACRALQLLRTACIVWPSSASEVFLAGSFDGWATQRRMEKSSVGIFSLYLKLYPGRYEIKFIVDGEWRLDPLRPIVHNNGYENNLLIIT; the protein is encoded by the exons ATGCTCTCTATCACTCACGCGCCTAATTGCTTCATAAATTTGATCCCTCAAATATTTTCCCCCAACACTTCTGCTTCTAATATTCAAAATCTtagcagaaaaggaaaaacaagaaaccaaGATTTACGCTTTCTTGTAGTGAAGGGGTCGAGTGGTAGTGgattttttgagttaaaaaacaGCTGTTGCGGTTGCGGTGGTGGATTTGTAAGGAGGTGTAATACAAGGGATTGGGAAAGTAGTGAGGGCAATATTGCATTGGAGACTGAGATTTTGGAGTTCATGAATAGTTCAAAAAATCCAGAGATGTTTCCAAGCAAGAAACAGTTGATTGATGCAGGAAGAATGGATCTTGTTGAGGCTATCTTGAAGGAAGGAGGGTGGCTCGCTTTGGGTTGGGATTTCGATGATAATGTTGACGACGTAGATGTTGTAGATTGGTATTCTTCTTTAACGGATAATAAAGAATGTGGTGCTGCTGGAATTCAAGACAAGGCTTTAGAGCGTAATGAAGAGCAAAGCTCTCAGGTTCCTTGCTCGTCCTCTGGTAGTTCACA AGATACAGCGACTGAGGATGATGCTGGGATTGGGGGTATACTGTATCGattagagaaagaaaggaatatGAATTTGGGGTTtgctttaaaagaaattgaaagcacTACTCGTGTCCAAAGTAGCAATGTTAACCATGATTTGCTCCCTAAAACCACGAAGAATggg ACAGGTGCTGGCCTCAATGGTAACAATTCACCTGGATTATTGAACCCCAAGAGTAGTGCACTCAGTGATTTGGGAGGCGGCCTTGATCATAGCAGATCTTTCTCAAATATTGATGGTTCTGGAAATTCGCTAAATCCAGACACGTGGAGAACTTGGAGCATTAAGAGGGCAGCGTTTTCAGACTTGCAATTTGAAG CTGAAGAACTTAGCTCTAATAGAACTGGTACAGGAGGTGAGGAGAGTGTTTTAGGGGACGAGATAATTGAAACAAGGGAGGGTGCTAGTGAAACTGTcagcagaaggaaagaaaactgCTCTGATGGAGGGATTAATCAGAATCAAGTACGAAGTCGCCTACATGACCTGGAGTTAGAGCTTTCCTCTGTGCTGCAATCGTTAAAGTCAAACACTGGTGAAAGTGAATCACAGGAAGTG GAAAATGAGATAATGAATGCCCAGGATAAATTACGGTCAACAAGGGCAAAAATAGCAGTGTCAGAAGGCAAAATTGCACTTGCGATAAT TGATGCACAAAAGGTAGTGGAAGAGAAACAGAAAAGGATTGACGACGCTTGTAGAGCCTTGCAACTTCTTCGCACTGCTTGTATAGTTTGGCCTAGTTCTGCTTCAGAGGTGTTCCTAGCAGGGTCATTTGATGGTTGGGCCACCCAG AGAAGGATGGAAAAGTCTAGTGTGGGCATCTTTTCTTTGTATCTGAAATTGTATCCAGGCAGATACGAG ATCAAGTTCATTGTTGATGGTGAGTGGAGGCTTGATCCCCTACGCCCTATTGTTCACAACAACGGATACGAGAATAATCTACtcattatcacataa